The following proteins are co-located in the Xyrauchen texanus isolate HMW12.3.18 chromosome 41, RBS_HiC_50CHRs, whole genome shotgun sequence genome:
- the acvr2ba gene encoding activin receptor type-2B, giving the protein MFAPWLTFALLLGTFCADPSHGEVETQECLYFNINWEIEKTNRSGVERCEGEKDKRSHCYASWRNNSGSIELVKKGCWLDDFNCYDRQECVATEENPQVFFCCCEGNFCNERFTHLPDVNGPEIKPPPLTPSLLNVLVYSLLPISMLTMALLLAFWMYRHRKPPYGHVDINEDPGPVPPSPLVGLKPLQLLEIKARGRFGCVWRAQMINEYVAVKVFPIQDKQSWQNERDMFLTPGMKHDSLLRYIAAEKRGTNLEMEFWLITEFHERGSLTDYLKGNAVSWSELCHIAETMACGLAYLHEDVPRFKGEGPKPAIAHRDFKSKNVMLKTDLTAVIGDFGLAVQFEPGKPPGDTHGQVGTWRYMAPEVLEGAINFQRDAFLRIDMYAMGLVLWELVSRCKASDGPVDEYMLPFEEEIGQHPSLEDLQDVVVHKKLRPVFKDCWLKHSGLAQMCETIEECWDHDAEARLSAGCVEERISQIRRLISATTSDCLVSMVTSVTNVDLPPKESSI; this is encoded by the exons ACCCCAGCCATGGAGAGGTGGAGACACAGGAATGCTTGTACTTCAACATCAACTGGGAGATCGAAAAGACGAACCGCAGCGGCGTGGAGCGATGTGAAGGCGAGAAGGACAAACGCTCACACTGCTACGCCTCCTGGAGGAATAACTCGGGCAGTATCGAGCTCGTGAAGAAGGGATGCTGGTTAGATGACTTCAACTGTTATGACAG ACAAGAGTGTGTGGCCACAGAGGAGAACCCTCAGGTCTTCTTCTGCTGCTGTGAAGGAAACTTCTGCAACGAGAGATTCACACACCTGCCCGACGTCAACGGACCAG AAATCAAGCCTCCTCCTCTGACGCCCTCTCTGTTGAACGTGCTGGTTTACTCGTTGTTGCCCATCAGTATGTTGACCATGGCGCTGCTGCTGGCGTTCTGGATGTACCGTCATCGCAAACCGCCGTATGGACACGTGGACATCAACGAG GACCCTGGTCCGGTGCCCCCGTCACCGCTGGTGGGACTCAAACCGCTGCAGTTACTGGAGATTAAAGCTCGAGGGCGCTTCGGCTGCGTTTGGAGAGCACAGATGATCAATGAATATGTAGCCGTGAAGGTTTTCCCCATTCAG GACAAGCAGTCGTGGCAGAACGAGCGAGACATGTTCTTGACGCCGGGCATGAAGCACGATAGCCTCCTGCGCTACATCGCCGCTGAGAAGCGCGGGACTAACCTGGAGATGGAGTTCTGGCTCATCACGGAGTTTCATGAGAGG GGTTCGCTGACGGATTATCTGAAGGGGAACGCCGTGAGCTGGAGTGAACTGTGTCACATCGCAGAGACGATGGCGTGCGGTCTGGCGTACCTTCACGAGGACGTGCCTCGATTTAAAGGGGAAGGACCGAAACCAGCGATCGCTCACCG AGACTTCAAGAGTAAAAACGTGATGTTGAAGACGGATCTCACAGCTGTGATTGGTGATTTTGGGTTGGCGGTCCAGTTTGAGCCGGGTAAACCTCCTGGAGATACGCACGGTCAG GTTGGCACGTGGCGTTACATGGCACCGGAGGTGTTGGAGGGGGCGATTAACTTCCAGCGAGACGCGTTCTTGCGGATAGACATGTACGCTATGGGTCTGGTGCTCTGGGAGCTTGTGTCCCGCTGCAAAGCCTCCGATG GTCCTGTAGACGAGTACATGCTTCCGTTTGAGGAGGAGATCGGACAGCATCCCTCACTGGAGGATCTGCAGGATGTGGTGGTCCATAAGAAGTTGCGGCCGGTGTTTAAAGACTGCTGGCTCAAGCATTCT GGTCTGGCGCAGATGTGTGAGACGATAGAGGAATGCTGGGATCACGACGCTGAGGCGCGACTGTCGGCCGGTTGCGTGGAGGAACGAATCTCTCAGATCCGCCGCCTGATCAGCGCCACTACCTCAGACTGcctggtttccatggtgacgtcCGTCACGAACGTGGACCTGCCGCCCAAAGAGTCCAGTATCTGA